The DNA sequence GGACAGCCTCGATGAAGCCCCGGTGATCTTCGGGATCAAGGAGATCCCACTCGAGCGGCTTGAGCCGGGGAAGACGTACGTCTTCTTCTCCCACACCATCAAGGGGCAGGCGTACAACATGCCGATGTTGCAGCGGATCCTCGACCTGGGCTGCACCCTGATCGACTACGAGAGGATCGTGGATGAGAACAACCGGCGGCTGATCTTCTTCGGGAACTACGCCGGTCTGGCCGGGATGATCGAGACCCTGTGGGCGTTCGGACGCCGGCTCGCCTATGAAGGGATCGATAATCCGTTCGACTCTCTCGACCGCCCCCTCGCCTATCCTGACTTGGATACAGCCAAGGCCGCAATTGCGTCCGTCGGGGAGCGGATCGCCCGTGATGGCCTTCCTTTCCCGCTTGTGATCGGGTTCGCCGGTTACGGGAACGTCTCCCGCGGGGCGCAGGAGATCCTCTCCCTCCTCCCGGTGGAGGAAGTCTCCCCGGAGGAGCTCATCGGGTTTAGCCCGAGCTCGAACCGGGTCGTGTACAAGGTCGTGTTCAAGGAAAAGGACATGGTCGCGCCGGTCGATTCGGGAGCAGAGTTCGATCTAAAAGAGTACTACACGCACCCGGAGCGCTACCGCGGCGTCTTCGCGCGTTACCTCCCGCATCTTGACATCCTGGTCAACTGTATCTACTGGGAGCCGCGCTACCCCCGGCTCGTCACCAAGGAGTGGGTACGGGAGAACTATCCCGGCGCGCGGCTGCGGGTGATCGGGGATATCAGCTGCGACGTGGAAGGGGCGATCGAGGCGACGGTCAAGGCGACCGAGCCGGACAATCCGGTGTACGTCTACGATCCGGTGCAGGACCGGGCGATCGATGGGGTGGAGGGAGACGGGCCGGTGATCATGGCGGTGGACATCCTCCCGAGCGAGCTTCCCCGGGAGGCCTCCATCCATTTCAGTTCAGTGCTCAAGCGGTTCGTACCGGCGATCGCGGCGGCGGATTACGGGGTCGAGTTTTCGCACCTTGCTCTCCCTCCGGAGCTGAAACGGGCGGTGATCGTCCACCGCGGCGCCCTGACCCCGGATTACCGCTATCTAGAGAAGTTCTTGCGAAAGGAGTGAATTTGAAAAAGGTACTCGTACTCGGAGCCGGACTCGTCGCCGGTCCCCTCGTCCGCTACCTCCTCGACCAGGGGTTCGAGGTGACGGTCGCCAGCCGCACGGTGGCGAAGGCAGCCCGGTTGATCGGGGACGCGAAGAACGGAAGAGCGCTCCAGCTGGACGTACACGATGAGCAGGCGCTGGGGGATCTGATCGGAGAAAGCGATCTTGCGATCAGCCTCCTCCCTTACGTCTACCATCCGCTCGTCGCGCGGGGGTGTGTGGAGCGAAAAAAGCCGATGGTGACAACCTCGTACGTCAAGGACGAGATGCGCGCCCTCGACGGCGCGGCGCGGGACGCGGGCGTGATCCTGCTGAACGAGATCGGGGTCGACCCCGGGATCGACCACATGTCGGCGATGGAGGTGATCGATCGGATCCGGGCTGAAGGGGGAACCCTCGTCAGCTTCGCGTCTTGGTGCGGTGGTCTTCCCGCCCCGGAGGCGAACAACAATCCATTCGGGTACAAATTCTCTTGGAGCCCGCGCGGGGTCCTCCTCGCCGGGAAGAACCCGGCCCGCTACCTGCAGGACGGGAAGGTGGTGGAGATACCGGGAGAGGAGCTCTTCTCCCATCACTGGCCGGTGGAGATAGAGGGGTTCGGGACGCTCGAGGGCTATCCAAACCGGGACTGCCTCCCCTACATCGATACCTACGGGATCCACGGAGTGGAGGGGATGTTCCGCGGCACCCTCCGCTACCCCGGCTGGTGCGAGACGATGCGCAACATCGCCAAACTGGGGTTGCTGGACGAGACGGATGCCGACCTGACAGGGCTGACGTACGCCGGATTAATGGGACGACTGATCGGTATGGACGGACCCGCCGGGCCGAAGGACGTGGCCAGCTTCCTCGGGATCCCGGCCGACTCGCCGGTCATCGACAAGCTCGATTGGCTTGGGCTGTTCAGCGATGAGCCGATCCCTGCGGATGCGCGGTCCCCGCTCGACGTCCTCGCCGGGGCGATGCTCCCCCGGATGCAGTACGCCCCAGGGGAGCGGGACATGCTGGTGATGCAGCACGAGTTCCGCGTTCGTTACTCTGACCGAACGGAGCGGATAACCGCGACCCTGGTCGACTACGGGATCCCGAACGGTGATTCCTCGATGTCGCGGCTGGTCGGGCTCCCGGCCGCGATCGGGGCGAAGCTGATCCTGACCGGGAAGATCACCCTCACCGGGGTACAGATCCCGGTCGTTCCGGAGATCTACAAACCGGTGCTGGAGGAGCTCGAGGAGATGGGGATCAAGTTCTCCGAGAAGAAGGAGGTGATCTCCGGCTGAACGCGAGGCTGGGGTTTCCCCTCGGCGCAAGCGTCGAGGGGTTCTTTTATGACCGCGCTCCGGAGGAGCGGGTGTCCGTCCTTGCCGCTGCCCGCGGGATCACATCCATCGGCCTCGGGGTCGAGCTGTGGCGCTACCGCGGGGAGGGGGATCCCGGGATCAGCGACGTGGAGGAGCTCAGGAAGGTATGCGCCGAAGCTCCGTTTGTATCCCTGCACGCCTCCTCGGAGCACTGGAACTGGGACCCAGAGGGGCTGATGGATGAGATCTCCCTCGCCGGCGCCCTCGGCGCGCGGACGCTCGTCCTGCACAAGGAGAGCTTGGGCCTGCTTACCCCCTCTTCCCGCCCTGACATCCCCGCGATCCGCCGCCTCGCTGCAGCGGCCCGGGCCGTCGGGGTGATGATCGCCCTGGAGAACGGGCGCGATTCGATGTGGGCCCTCGACCTCATCCTCGACTCCCTCGGAGACGACCCGAGGGAGACGAACCTCGGGATCTGCATCGACGTCGGACACGCCAACATCTCCCAGGACGCTGGTCGGCAGCCGATCATCAATTACCTCGAGCGCTACCGCGGCCAGCTCATCCACCTCCACCTGCACGACAATCGGAATGAGCGCGATGACCACCTCCCGCCAGGGGCCGGCGCGATCGATTGGCGGATGGTCCTGGACACCCTCGCCCGGATCGACTACTCCGGCCCCGGAGTGCTCGAGATCCACTCCGGGGGAGACCTCATCCGGGTCCTGCAGCGAGCGGTGGATTTCCTCCGCGGTTAGCTACGGAGTTACCGGGCGGTGCATGAACGGCGGTTATCATCGGGGCGACGGTGACGTCGAAGTTCACCCTGTCCAGAGCGGGCGAGATCCTGCCTGCAACAACACAGGACGGCGCGCATGGGACCACTCGTTACTGTTCACCGGACAAGCCTCCCCTGGAAAGGGGTCGCGTTACCTCGCCAGCGCGCCGGGAACCAGGGATAAACTTAGCGGCATGAACCGATATCCGGTTTTGTTGACCGTCTTGCTGTCGGCCCTCCTTTGGGCGGGTGGAGCAGCGTTCGCGGCGAACGCGTTCGGCTTTGGGGTGGGAGTGCCCGATGTCTACCCGATCGACTGGGCGGAGTCGTTCCCCTACCTCTCCGCTGAGGTGTTCGCCGATTCGAACCTGTCCGTGCTATTCACCATCGGGACGTATCCAGCCGACTTCCCGACTGGATTCGAGACCGGGGCGAGCCTCCTCGCCAAGGGGTGGAGCGGGCCGATCGCGATCTACGCCGGGGGAGGGACCTCCGTGTACTGGAACTGGATCGCGGCGAGCTCGGCGTGGAGTTGGTCACCGTACATGAACATGATCGCCGGGGTGCAATGGCGGATCCTTGAACCGCTCGCGATCTCGTTTCAGGTCCGTTCCCTCGACCCGATCCCCCTCACCTTCACCCTCCATCCGGAGTACTCCCTCGGGGTGAGCCTCGTCTTCGGCCGCAGCCTCCCCCTCTCTCCCCAGGTGGATCAGGTAACCCTGTGGATCATCGTTGGACTGGGCGTCCTCGCCCTCGTTGCCTACTACCCCCGCACCTGACCTCTTCTCGGTATTGACTTAGACGTCCGTCTAAATTAGACTACCGTCTAAACCGGTAAAGGGGGAGTCGGTGAAGACGAGGGAACCGAGGCGGCTGATCTGGGATTCAGGCACGGCCTACGATTTCTTTCAGAGCCTGCTCGTTCTGCACCAACCGGGCCGGTTCGGAGTGCGGGGGGCATGGACAGCAGGGATGCGCGCCCGCCTCACCCCAGCGGCGCGCCGGACCCTGGAACAGGCTCAGAGGGCGATCCGTCCCCCGGTACACTGGATCTACACGCTTCCGCCTCCGAAGGACG is a window from the Candidatus Bipolaricaulota bacterium genome containing:
- a CDS encoding sugar phosphate isomerase/epimerase, with product MSVLAAARGITSIGLGVELWRYRGEGDPGISDVEELRKVCAEAPFVSLHASSEHWNWDPEGLMDEISLAGALGARTLVLHKESLGLLTPSSRPDIPAIRRLAAAARAVGVMIALENGRDSMWALDLILDSLGDDPRETNLGICIDVGHANISQDAGRQPIINYLERYRGQLIHLHLHDNRNERDDHLPPGAGAIDWRMVLDTLARIDYSGPGVLEIHSGGDLIRVLQRAVDFLRG
- a CDS encoding saccharopine dehydrogenase NADP-binding domain-containing protein, which codes for MKKVLVLGAGLVAGPLVRYLLDQGFEVTVASRTVAKAARLIGDAKNGRALQLDVHDEQALGDLIGESDLAISLLPYVYHPLVARGCVERKKPMVTTSYVKDEMRALDGAARDAGVILLNEIGVDPGIDHMSAMEVIDRIRAEGGTLVSFASWCGGLPAPEANNNPFGYKFSWSPRGVLLAGKNPARYLQDGKVVEIPGEELFSHHWPVEIEGFGTLEGYPNRDCLPYIDTYGIHGVEGMFRGTLRYPGWCETMRNIAKLGLLDETDADLTGLTYAGLMGRLIGMDGPAGPKDVASFLGIPADSPVIDKLDWLGLFSDEPIPADARSPLDVLAGAMLPRMQYAPGERDMLVMQHEFRVRYSDRTERITATLVDYGIPNGDSSMSRLVGLPAAIGAKLILTGKITLTGVQIPVVPEIYKPVLEELEEMGIKFSEKKEVISG